A genomic segment from Spinacia oleracea cultivar Varoflay chromosome 3, BTI_SOV_V1, whole genome shotgun sequence encodes:
- the LOC130469448 gene encoding protein MAINTENANCE OF MERISTEMS-like has product MTRQSTGAGPLWVGPELYDGRDLHYDLEHHVTSRLHARRETTVRGYDAATSETVFSFLSSDAQALVRASSLFPVVETFWEILRLNISLSFLRSFMRWWWDTTNTFYFPWGEMTITPEDYTALTGLTFTGNPVRLRSDGTRLLGSWMGRRLPSYQPRGIPFADLMWALEHGVEESSSRQARLFYFHFITSTFLSGPTDTFDPRWIGMVEDLSTLGDYRWGDLGYATLVGQMSLAVRDSDPSRRHFVITLAGVPRLIELWAFEHLPWLAPRKGQRPLEYPASRRWGWKKKLTVRPPPDTVWDLIRDGNPEHVVWTPWLSFRGTYASVRDSHALSQMRVLFVGRRDPVWYLGERVRMQTDGAFSVPRPPPATMLSTRSIGESWRVHSRTGVPATELVIEGASYYQFI; this is encoded by the exons atgacgcgtcagtctactggcgcgggtcccctatgggtgggccctgagctctacgacggtcgtgatctgcactacgacctagagcaccacgtgacttcccgccttcacgcgaggagagagactacggttcgcggctacgacgcagcgacgagtgagaccgtttttagtttcctgagctcggacgcccaggctttggtgagggcgagctcactatttccggtggtcgagaccttctgggagatactgcggcttaacatctccctgtcctttctgcggtcgttcatgaggtggtggtgggataccaccaacaccttctattttccttggggtgagatgacgatcactcccgaggactacacggctttgacgggcttgacctttacagggaaccccgttcgtctgaggtcggatggcaccaggctcctgggctcgtggatgggcaggagattgccttcgtaccagccccgtgggatacctttcgctgacctgatgtgggccttggagcatggggtagaggagtcgtcttcgagacaggctcgacTGTTCtacttccattttattacttccacttttctatcgggtccgactgacacctttgacccgaggtggataggcatggtggaggacttgtctacactgggtgactatcgctggggcgatttgggctatgcgacgctcgtcggccagatgagtttggcggtgcgcgactcggacccgagtagacgtcacttcgtcattacattagcgggagtgccgcgtttgatcgag ctgtgggcctttgagcacttaccttggctggctccccgaaaggggcagaggcctttggagtaccctgccagtcgtcgttggggttggaagaagaagctgacagtgcgtccaccgcccgataccgtgtgggatctcattcgggacgggaaccctgagcat gtggtttggaccccatggctctcttttaggggtacttatgcttcggtcagggatagtcatgccctgagccagatgcgggtcttgttcgtcggccgccgggaccctgtctggtacctgggagagcgggtacgtatgcagacggacggggctttttcggtgcctaggcctccgcctgcgaccatgctgtctactcgttcgataggcgagtcgtggagggtccactcgaggactggcgtgccggcgacggagttggtgatagagggagctagctattatcagtttatctag